In Streptomyces sp. NBC_00306, a single genomic region encodes these proteins:
- the pyk gene encoding pyruvate kinase, producing MRRSKIVCTLGPAVDSYEQLKLLIEAGMNVARFNMSHGTHSEHEERYHRVRKAAEDTGRAVGVLADLQGPKIRLETFAEGPVELVRGDEFVITTEDVAGDKSICGTTYKGLPGDVSKGDPILINDGNVELRVVEVSGPRVKSIVVEGGVISDHKGINLPGAAVNVPALSEKDIEDLRFALRMGCDMVALSFVRDASDVKDVHKVMDEEGRRVPVIAKVEKPQAVENMADVVMAFDGVMVARGDLAVEYPLERVPMVQKRLIELCRRNAKPVIVATQMMESMITNSRPTRAEASDVANAILDGADAVMLSAESSVGAYPIETVKTMSKIVVAAEEELISKGLQPLVPGKKPRTQGGSVARAACEIADFLGGKALVAFTKSGDTARRLSRYRAEQPIVAFTTDESTRNQLALSWGVESYVAPHVDNTDAMVDLVDAELLKLQRYNEGDIMIITAGSPPGVPGTTNMVRVHHLGGESKA from the coding sequence ATGCGCCGTTCCAAAATCGTCTGCACGCTGGGCCCCGCCGTCGACTCGTACGAGCAGCTGAAATTGCTCATCGAGGCCGGTATGAACGTGGCCCGATTCAACATGAGCCACGGGACCCACTCCGAGCACGAGGAGCGGTACCACCGCGTCCGCAAGGCCGCGGAGGACACCGGCCGCGCCGTCGGCGTGCTCGCCGACCTCCAGGGCCCCAAGATCCGTCTGGAGACCTTCGCCGAGGGACCGGTCGAGCTGGTCCGCGGTGACGAATTCGTCATCACCACCGAGGACGTGGCCGGCGACAAGTCCATCTGCGGCACCACGTACAAGGGCCTGCCGGGCGACGTCTCCAAGGGCGACCCGATCCTCATCAACGACGGCAACGTCGAACTGCGCGTGGTCGAGGTGTCCGGCCCGCGGGTGAAGAGCATCGTCGTCGAGGGCGGTGTCATCTCCGACCACAAGGGCATCAACCTCCCCGGCGCGGCGGTCAATGTCCCGGCCCTGTCCGAGAAGGACATCGAGGACCTGCGCTTCGCGCTGCGGATGGGCTGCGACATGGTCGCGCTCTCCTTCGTCCGCGACGCGAGCGACGTCAAGGACGTCCACAAGGTGATGGACGAGGAGGGCCGCCGGGTCCCCGTCATCGCCAAGGTGGAGAAGCCGCAGGCCGTCGAGAACATGGCGGACGTCGTCATGGCGTTCGACGGCGTGATGGTCGCACGCGGCGACCTGGCCGTCGAGTACCCGCTGGAGCGGGTCCCGATGGTGCAGAAGCGGCTCATCGAGCTGTGCCGCCGCAACGCCAAGCCGGTGATCGTGGCGACCCAGATGATGGAGTCGATGATCACCAACTCCCGCCCGACGCGCGCCGAGGCGTCCGACGTGGCGAACGCGATCCTGGACGGCGCGGACGCGGTGATGCTCTCCGCCGAGTCCTCGGTCGGCGCGTACCCGATCGAGACGGTCAAGACGATGTCGAAGATCGTGGTCGCCGCGGAGGAGGAGCTGATCTCCAAGGGCCTCCAGCCGCTTGTCCCGGGCAAGAAGCCGCGCACCCAGGGTGGCTCGGTGGCCCGCGCGGCCTGCGAGATCGCGGACTTCCTGGGCGGCAAGGCCCTGGTCGCCTTCACCAAGTCCGGCGACACGGCCCGCCGTCTGTCGCGCTACCGCGCGGAGCAGCCGATCGTGGCGTTCACGACGGACGAGTCGACGCGCAACCAGCTCGCGCTGAGCTGGGGCGTGGAGTCCTATGTCGCACCGCACGTCGACAACACCGACGCGATGGTGGACCTGGTGGACGCGGAGCTGCTGAAGCTCCAGCGGTACAACGAGGGCGACATCATGATCATCACCGCCGGCTCGCCTCCGGGCGTGCCGGGCACGACGAACATGGTGCGGGTGCACCACCTGGGCGGGGAGTCGAAGGCCTGA
- a CDS encoding acetate kinase, with the protein MTAPRTEGSVTVTATRVLVLNSGSSSVKYQLLDMHDGSRLAAGLVERIGEETSRLVHTPLVGGEKRERTGPIADHGAALKAVADELASDGLGLDSPELAAIGHRVVHGGLRFTEPTVIDDDVLAEVERLVPVAPLHNPANIIGIRTAQALRPDLPQVAVFDTAFHTTMPEAAARYAIDVETADAHRIRRYGFHGTSHAYVSRRTAELLGKEPSEVNVIVLHLGNGASASAVAGGRCVDTSMGLTPLEGLVMGTRSGDIDPAVTFHLMRVAEMSADEIDELLNKKSGLVGLCGDNDMREIRRRIDEGDERAQLAFDIYIHRLRKYIGAYFAVLGRVDAIAFTAGVGENAAPVREAAMAGMEGFGLTLDRERNAVRSDEARIISASEGRVAVAVVPTDEELEIAQQTFALVTSGSRTGNP; encoded by the coding sequence ATGACCGCCCCCCGCACAGAAGGCTCCGTGACTGTGACCGCGACCCGCGTCCTCGTCCTCAACTCCGGCTCGTCGTCGGTGAAGTACCAGTTGCTCGACATGCACGACGGTTCGCGGCTGGCCGCCGGACTGGTGGAACGGATCGGCGAGGAGACGTCCCGGCTCGTCCACACCCCGCTCGTCGGCGGCGAGAAGCGCGAGCGCACCGGTCCCATCGCGGATCACGGCGCGGCGCTGAAGGCGGTCGCCGACGAGCTGGCGTCCGACGGTCTCGGGCTCGACTCCCCCGAGCTGGCGGCGATCGGCCACCGCGTGGTGCACGGCGGTCTGCGGTTCACCGAGCCGACGGTGATCGACGACGACGTGCTGGCGGAGGTGGAGCGGCTCGTTCCGGTGGCGCCGCTGCACAATCCGGCGAACATCATCGGCATCCGTACGGCACAGGCGCTGCGTCCCGATCTGCCGCAGGTGGCGGTCTTCGACACGGCCTTCCACACCACGATGCCGGAGGCGGCGGCCCGCTACGCCATCGACGTGGAGACGGCGGACGCCCACCGCATCCGCCGCTACGGCTTCCACGGCACCTCTCACGCGTACGTCTCGCGCAGGACGGCGGAGCTGCTGGGCAAGGAGCCGTCCGAGGTGAACGTCATCGTGCTGCATCTGGGCAACGGCGCGTCCGCCTCGGCGGTCGCCGGCGGCCGGTGCGTGGACACCTCGATGGGGCTGACGCCTTTGGAGGGGCTGGTCATGGGCACCCGCTCCGGTGACATCGACCCCGCGGTCACCTTCCATCTGATGCGAGTCGCGGAGATGTCGGCGGACGAGATCGACGAGCTGCTCAACAAGAAGAGCGGTCTGGTGGGGCTCTGCGGTGACAACGACATGCGGGAGATCCGCCGCCGGATCGACGAGGGGGACGAGCGGGCGCAACTCGCCTTCGACATCTACATCCATCGTCTGAGGAAGTACATCGGCGCGTACTTCGCGGTGCTCGGCCGGGTGGACGCGATCGCGTTCACGGCGGGGGTCGGGGAGAACGCGGCGCCGGTGCGGGAGGCTGCCATGGCAGGTATGGAGGGATTCGGTCTGACGCTCGACCGTGAGCGGAACGCCGTCCGTTCCGACGAGGCACGGATTATTTCGGCGTCCGAGGGGCGGGTCGCGGTGGCCGTGGTCCCGACGGATGAGGAGCTGGAGATCGCGCAGCAGACATTCGCCCTGGTCACGAGCGGTTCCCGGACGGGAAATCCCTGA
- the pta gene encoding phosphate acetyltransferase has protein sequence MTRSVYVTGIDRGDGRQVVELGVMELLTRQVDRVGVFRPLLHDGPDRLFDLLRARYRLSQDPATVYGMDYHEASALQAERGTDELVSELVERFHRVAREYEVVLVLGTDFAATQLPDELAINARLANEFGASVIAVVGGKGQSAESVRAETRNAHRAYEALGCDVLAVAVNRVAPEERAEIAERLAARLPVPCYVLPDEPALAAPTVAQITSALGGTVLLGDDAGLARDALDFVFGGAMLPNFLNALTPGCMVVTPGDRADLVVGALAAHSAGTPPIAGLLLTLNERPSDAVLTLASRLAPGTPVVSVAGNSFPTAAELFALEGKLNASTPRKAETALGLFERHVDTSELLARLAVARSGHVTPMMFEHELLEQARADRRRVVLPEGAEERVLRAADVLIRRDVCDLTLLGDTEVIRKKAADLGIDLSSTQLIDPVTSELRQPFAERYAELRAHRGVTVELAHDVVADVNYFGTLMVQEGLADGMVSGSVHSTAATIRPAFEIIKTKPEASIVSSVFFMCLADRVLVYGDCAVNPDPDAEQLADIAVQSAATAARFGVDPRIAMLSYSTGTSGSGADVDKVREATKLVRERRPELRIEGPIQYDAAVEPSVAATKLPDSEVAGQATVLIFPDLNTGNNTYKAVQRSAGAVAVGPVLQGLRKPVNDLSRGALVSDIVNTVAITAIQAQPVPSAQPAPSEPDAPAGRPASV, from the coding sequence GTGACGCGCAGCGTGTACGTGACCGGGATCGACCGCGGGGACGGCCGGCAGGTCGTCGAGCTGGGAGTCATGGAACTCCTCACCCGCCAGGTGGACCGGGTGGGTGTATTCCGCCCGCTGCTGCACGACGGCCCGGACCGGCTGTTCGACCTGCTGCGGGCCCGTTACCGGCTGTCGCAGGACCCGGCGACCGTGTACGGCATGGACTATCACGAGGCCTCCGCCCTCCAGGCCGAGCGGGGTACCGACGAGCTGGTCTCCGAGCTCGTCGAGCGCTTCCACCGGGTCGCGCGGGAGTACGAGGTCGTCCTCGTCCTCGGCACCGACTTCGCGGCCACCCAGCTCCCCGACGAGCTCGCCATCAACGCACGGCTCGCCAACGAGTTCGGCGCCTCGGTGATCGCGGTCGTCGGCGGCAAGGGCCAGAGCGCCGAGTCCGTACGGGCCGAGACGCGCAATGCCCACCGCGCGTACGAGGCCCTGGGCTGCGACGTCCTCGCCGTGGCCGTCAACCGGGTCGCCCCGGAAGAGCGCGCGGAGATCGCCGAACGACTGGCGGCCCGCCTGCCCGTCCCCTGCTACGTCCTGCCCGACGAACCGGCGCTCGCCGCGCCGACCGTCGCCCAGATCACCTCCGCGCTCGGCGGCACGGTGCTGCTCGGCGACGACGCGGGGCTCGCGCGCGACGCACTCGACTTCGTCTTCGGCGGCGCGATGCTGCCGAACTTCCTGAACGCCCTGACGCCCGGCTGCATGGTGGTGACCCCCGGAGACCGTGCCGATCTGGTGGTGGGCGCGCTGGCCGCCCACTCCGCCGGTACCCCGCCCATCGCCGGCCTGCTGCTCACCCTCAACGAGCGGCCCAGCGACGCGGTCCTCACCCTCGCCTCCCGGCTCGCGCCCGGCACCCCGGTGGTGTCGGTCGCCGGCAACAGTTTCCCCACCGCCGCCGAACTGTTCGCGCTGGAAGGCAAGTTGAACGCCTCCACGCCCCGCAAGGCGGAGACGGCACTCGGCCTGTTCGAGCGTCATGTCGACACCAGTGAACTGCTGGCCCGGCTCGCGGTGGCGCGCAGCGGCCATGTCACACCGATGATGTTCGAGCACGAACTGCTGGAGCAGGCGCGCGCGGACCGCCGCCGGGTGGTGCTGCCGGAGGGCGCCGAGGAGCGCGTGCTGCGCGCGGCCGACGTCCTGATCCGCCGGGACGTCTGCGACCTGACCCTCCTCGGTGACACGGAGGTGATCCGCAAGAAGGCCGCCGACCTGGGCATCGACCTCAGCTCGACCCAGCTGATCGACCCGGTCACCTCCGAGCTCCGCCAGCCCTTCGCCGAGCGGTACGCCGAACTGCGTGCCCATCGCGGCGTGACGGTGGAGCTGGCGCACGACGTCGTCGCGGACGTGAACTACTTCGGCACGCTGATGGTGCAGGAGGGCCTGGCCGACGGCATGGTCTCGGGCTCGGTGCACTCCACCGCCGCCACCATCCGCCCGGCCTTCGAGATCATCAAGACGAAGCCCGAAGCGTCGATCGTCTCGTCCGTCTTCTTCATGTGCCTCGCCGACCGGGTGCTCGTGTACGGGGACTGCGCGGTCAACCCGGACCCGGACGCCGAACAGCTCGCGGACATCGCGGTCCAGTCGGCGGCGACGGCGGCCCGTTTCGGCGTCGACCCGCGGATCGCGATGCTGTCGTACTCGACGGGCACCTCCGGCTCCGGGGCGGACGTGGACAAGGTGCGCGAGGCGACCAAGCTGGTGCGGGAACGCCGGCCCGAGCTGAGGATCGAGGGCCCGATCCAGTACGACGCGGCCGTCGAGCCGTCCGTCGCGGCGACGAAGCTGCCGGACTCCGAGGTGGCGGGCCAGGCGACGGTGCTGATCTTCCCGGACCTCAACACGGGCAACAACACCTACAAGGCCGTGCAGCGTTCGGCCGGCGCCGTGGCCGTCGGACCGGTGCTCCAGGGTCTGCGCAAGCCCGTCAACGACCTGTCGCGGGGCGCGCTCGTCAGCGACATCGTGAACACGGTGGCCATCACGGCCATCCAGGCCCAGCCCGTGCCGTCCGCGCAGCCCGCCCCGAGCGAGCCGGACGCGCCGGCCGGCCGCCCCGCATCCGTATGA
- a CDS encoding ATP-dependent 6-phosphofructokinase yields MRIGVLTAGGDCPGLNAVIRSVVHRALTFHGDEVIGFEDGFKGLLDGHYRPLDLNAVSGILARGGTILGSARLERGRLAEACENAPELARQHGIDALIPIGGEGTLTASRMLADGGMPVVGVPKTIDNDISATDRTFGFDTAVMVATEAIDRLKTTAESHQRVMVVEVMGRHAGWIALESGMAGGAHGICLPERPFQIEDLVKMVEERFSRGKKFAVICVAEGAHPAEGSMAYGKGEIDQYGHERFQGIGNRLAAELEHRLGKEAKPVILGHVQRGGTPTAYDRVLATRFGWHAVEAAHRGEYGMMTALRGTEVKMVPLAEAVTRLKTVPANRMHEAESVF; encoded by the coding sequence ATGCGCATCGGAGTGCTCACCGCAGGGGGCGACTGCCCCGGACTGAACGCTGTGATCCGGTCGGTCGTGCACCGTGCCCTCACCTTCCACGGCGACGAAGTCATCGGCTTCGAGGACGGATTCAAGGGGCTCCTGGACGGCCACTACCGGCCGCTCGACCTCAACGCGGTCAGCGGCATCCTCGCCAGAGGCGGCACGATCCTCGGCTCCGCCCGTCTGGAGCGCGGCCGGCTCGCCGAAGCCTGCGAGAACGCACCGGAGTTGGCCCGGCAGCACGGCATCGACGCGCTCATCCCGATCGGCGGCGAAGGCACGCTCACCGCGTCCCGGATGCTCGCCGACGGCGGTATGCCCGTCGTCGGTGTGCCGAAGACGATCGACAACGACATCTCCGCCACCGACCGCACGTTCGGCTTCGACACCGCCGTGATGGTCGCCACCGAGGCCATCGACCGCCTCAAGACGACCGCCGAGTCGCACCAGCGGGTGATGGTCGTCGAGGTGATGGGCCGGCACGCCGGCTGGATCGCCCTGGAATCGGGCATGGCGGGCGGCGCCCACGGCATCTGCCTGCCGGAGCGGCCGTTCCAGATCGAGGACCTGGTGAAGATGGTCGAGGAGCGGTTCTCGCGGGGGAAGAAGTTCGCGGTCATCTGCGTCGCCGAAGGAGCGCACCCGGCCGAGGGCTCGATGGCCTACGGCAAGGGCGAGATCGACCAGTACGGCCACGAGCGCTTCCAGGGCATCGGCAACCGCCTCGCCGCGGAGCTGGAGCACCGGCTCGGCAAGGAGGCCAAGCCGGTCATCCTGGGCCACGTCCAGCGCGGCGGAACCCCGACGGCGTACGACCGGGTGCTCGCGACCCGCTTCGGCTGGCACGCGGTGGAGGCGGCACATCGCGGCGAGTACGGCATGATGACGGCGCTGCGCGGCACCGAGGTGAAGATGGTCCCGCTGGCGGAGGCGGTGACCCGCCTCAAGACGGTCCCGGCGAACCGGATGCACGAGGCGGAGTCGGTGTTCTGA
- a CDS encoding helix-turn-helix domain-containing protein, with protein MAPGHVAYGLRAQYGLQVSPDTVVSWERGLLAPDARELGALAGVLWCAPHDLLTEASSLREHRLAHGYAPADLARRLGVDADSYLRMEESGRWRGTERQTAALAEALQLGPRELLIATGREEDLAELLRSAVAARWQAYVRPVSKLVPLERPQLEAVLEELHAAYQSRMVATLSWGSTTEDTGSAGREFLDRIADHFWDLARS; from the coding sequence ATGGCCCCCGGCCATGTCGCGTACGGCCTCCGCGCCCAGTACGGGCTCCAGGTCTCACCGGACACGGTGGTCTCCTGGGAGCGCGGGCTGCTCGCCCCGGATGCCCGCGAACTGGGCGCGCTGGCAGGGGTGTTGTGGTGCGCACCGCACGACCTGCTCACCGAGGCCTCCAGCCTGCGCGAGCACCGGCTGGCGCACGGGTACGCACCGGCCGATCTGGCGCGACGCCTCGGCGTGGACGCGGACAGCTATCTGCGCATGGAGGAGTCGGGCCGCTGGCGCGGCACCGAACGCCAGACGGCCGCGCTCGCCGAGGCCCTGCAACTCGGCCCGCGCGAACTGCTGATCGCGACCGGCCGCGAGGAGGACCTCGCGGAGCTGCTGCGCAGCGCGGTCGCGGCACGCTGGCAGGCGTATGTCCGCCCGGTCTCCAAACTGGTCCCGCTGGAACGGCCCCAGCTCGAAGCGGTACTGGAGGAGCTCCACGCCGCCTACCAGTCGCGGATGGTGGCGACGCTCAGCTGGGGCTCGACGACGGAGGACACGGGCAGCGCGGGCCGCGAGTTCCTGGACCGGATAGCCGACCACTTCTGGGACCTGGCCCGGAGCTGA
- a CDS encoding carbohydrate ABC transporter permease: MRRSTRARLAANAALLVTAAAFALPLVWLLLSSVDANADLRVRVPSSLTGDNFDAVLTDEITFTPMLNSLLLCGGATLLTVVCAALAAYPLSRHRSRFNRPFLLTILFTTCLPITAVMVPVYGLFVQVNLIDTMYGTGLFLATSQLPFSIWLMKNFMDGVPMVLEEAAWTDGASNLQTLSRVVLPLMGPGLTVVTIYTFIQLWGNFFVPFMLILTPDQMPASVSIFTFFGNYGSVIYGQLAAFSILYSAPVLVLYVLISRRLGGGFALGGAVKG; encoded by the coding sequence ATGCGCCGGTCCACCCGCGCCCGGCTCGCCGCCAACGCCGCACTGCTGGTGACCGCTGCCGCGTTCGCCCTCCCGCTGGTGTGGCTCCTGCTGTCGTCCGTGGACGCGAACGCGGACCTGCGGGTGCGGGTTCCGTCGTCGCTCACCGGGGACAACTTCGACGCGGTGCTCACCGACGAGATCACGTTCACGCCGATGCTGAACAGTCTGCTGCTGTGCGGCGGGGCGACGCTGCTGACGGTGGTGTGCGCGGCGCTCGCGGCGTATCCGCTCTCCCGGCACCGCTCGCGCTTCAACCGCCCGTTCCTGCTGACGATCCTGTTCACCACGTGTCTGCCGATCACCGCGGTGATGGTGCCGGTCTACGGCCTGTTCGTGCAGGTCAATCTGATCGACACGATGTACGGCACGGGGCTGTTCCTCGCCACGTCCCAACTGCCCTTCTCCATCTGGCTGATGAAGAACTTCATGGACGGTGTCCCGATGGTCCTGGAGGAGGCGGCCTGGACGGACGGCGCCTCGAACCTCCAGACACTGTCCCGGGTCGTCCTGCCCCTGATGGGGCCTGGCCTGACCGTGGTGACGATCTACACCTTCATCCAGCTCTGGGGAAACTTCTTCGTTCCGTTCATGCTGATCCTGACGCCGGATCAGATGCCGGCCTCGGTCTCGATCTTCACCTTCTTCGGCAACTACGGTTCGGTGATCTACGGCCAGCTGGCTGCGTTCTCGATCCTGTACTCGGCACCGGTGCTGGTGCTGTACGTCCTGATCTCGCGCCGGCTGGGGGGCGGCTTCGCACTGGGCGGCGCGGTCAAGGGCTGA
- a CDS encoding carbohydrate ABC transporter permease produces MSTTRGGVWRWLPIAPATLLLLLFLAGPIGYCVWIAFTDTQLTGASGADFVGLDNFRRAFADDDFRNAVWLTLVFTFVSAVVGQNTLGLALAGLMRAASRPVRTVTGTLVITAWVLPEIVAAFLLYTFFRREGTLNALLDWLHLPSQNWLFTLPILAVSFANVWRGTAFSMLIYSAALSEIPRDVVEAAEVDGASGPRRVWHITLPMIRRSIGTNLMLNTLSTLSVFGLIWAMTRGGPGNRSQTLPVFMYDQAFLKSLIGYGTAVALLLLLVGSLFSIVYLRLMKVEV; encoded by the coding sequence GGTGGCTGCCCATCGCCCCCGCCACCCTCCTGCTGCTGCTCTTCCTGGCCGGTCCGATCGGCTACTGCGTCTGGATCGCCTTCACCGACACCCAGTTGACCGGTGCCTCGGGTGCCGACTTCGTGGGCCTGGACAACTTCCGCCGGGCCTTCGCGGACGACGACTTCCGCAACGCCGTCTGGCTCACCCTGGTCTTCACCTTCGTCTCGGCGGTGGTGGGGCAGAACACCCTGGGTCTGGCGCTGGCCGGCCTGATGCGGGCCGCGTCGCGCCCGGTCAGAACCGTCACCGGCACGCTGGTGATCACCGCCTGGGTGCTGCCGGAGATCGTCGCCGCGTTCCTGCTGTACACGTTCTTCCGCCGGGAGGGGACGCTGAACGCCCTGCTCGACTGGCTCCATCTGCCGTCCCAGAACTGGCTATTCACCCTGCCCATCCTCGCCGTGTCCTTCGCCAACGTCTGGCGCGGCACCGCGTTCTCGATGCTGATCTACTCGGCGGCGCTCTCCGAGATCCCGCGGGACGTCGTCGAGGCCGCCGAGGTCGACGGGGCGAGCGGGCCGCGGCGGGTCTGGCACATCACCCTGCCGATGATCCGCCGTTCCATCGGCACCAATCTGATGCTGAACACGCTCTCGACGCTCTCCGTCTTCGGGCTGATCTGGGCGATGACCCGGGGCGGGCCGGGCAACCGGAGCCAGACGCTGCCAGTGTTCATGTACGACCAGGCCTTCCTCAAGAGCCTGATCGGCTACGGCACCGCGGTGGCCCTGCTGCTTCTGCTGGTGGGCTCGCTGTTCTCGATCGTTTATCTGCGTCTGATGAAGGTGGAGGTGTGA